In Streptococcus mitis, the DNA window GTTTTCAGGCACCAAATCGATATGACAAGATTTTCTGTCAACACCTAAGTCAGCCAGTCTTTTCTCCAAGGAGAAGACTTCTTCTCGAACAGCTTCATAGTTGGCATAAGGGATTTTCTCTTCAATCAAGGATTCGTATTTTTTGATTTCTTCAAACGGAGCAAATTCTCCTCTTAATTCCTTGCCAGAAGCATGAATAGTTTGTAATATTGGAGCAATTTTATCAAATTTGGTCTTGATCGACGTTGAATCCAGCGTAATCGCAGATTCGATATACTCATTAACTTTGATACCAGCTTCAATATCAAAAAGATAATTTTTTACATCTAAGTCTAAATCCTTTAGTAGTTCAAGATTATACTTTTCATCTTGACGATTGATCAGCTTTTCTGTCCCTTTACCAAAAAACTTAACAATGTATTGCTTATTTGTTGTTTTGGCCAAATAGTTTTGATTGGTCATTCCCCCCAGTTGTTCAACACTGAGGACTTCCTCTTCTTGACTAAGTAAGGAAGAAATTTTTTCTTTAATGATTTTCTCCACAATTAACCTCCAGCACT includes these proteins:
- the licA gene encoding choline kinase LicA, which codes for MEKIIKEKISSLLSQEEEVLSVEQLGGMTNQNYLAKTTNKQYIVKFFGKGTEKLINRQDEKYNLELLKDLDLDVKNYLFDIEAGIKVNEYIESAITLDSTSIKTKFDKIAPILQTIHASGKELRGEFAPFEEIKKYESLIEEKIPYANYEAVREEVFSLEKRLADLGVDRKSCHIDLVPENFIESPQGRLYLIDWEYSSMNDPMWDLAALFLESEFTLQEEEAFLSRYESDQTPVSREKIAIYKILQDTIWSLWTVYKEEQGADFGDYGVNRYQRAVKGLSYYGGSDEK